One Scophthalmus maximus strain ysfricsl-2021 chromosome 9, ASM2237912v1, whole genome shotgun sequence genomic region harbors:
- the LOC118319490 gene encoding rho guanine nucleotide exchange factor 9 isoform X6, producing the protein MHTLSEQFHATNMLISGGSIVNAEAVWDHVTMADRELAFKAGDVIKVLDASNKDWWWGQIDEEEGWFPASFVRVEPHPPQPQTKQVFYINPIATPRFQNTTSKLWVNQEDGGAEPAEGTSEVQNGHLDPTNDCLCLGSPLQNRDQMRANVINEIMSTERHYIKHLKDICEGYLRQCRKRVDMFNDDQLKVIFGNIEDIYRFQMGFVRDLEKQYNTEEPHLSEIGPCFLEHQDGFWIYSEYCNNHLDACMELSKLMRDGRYQHFFEACRLLQQMIDIAIDGFLLTPVQKICKYPLQLAELLKYTAQEHSDYRYVAAALAVMRNVTQQINERKRRLENIDKIAQWQASVLDWEGEDILDRSSELIYTGELSWIYQPYGRSQQRVFFLFDHQLVLCKKDLIRRDILYYKGRIDMDRYEVRDAIDGRDDDFNVSVKNAFKLYNKDSEEIHIFLAKKPEEKIRWLRAFHEERKMVLEDEKIGFEISEYQKRQAAMTVRKVTKQKGVNRCTPPSYPPPQDPLSAGQYEVTEDMAQGEVFEFSQSKRGQAPFWQNFSRLAPFKK; encoded by the exons ATGCATACGCTCTCCGAACAGTTTCATGCCACAAACATG TTGATAAGTGGAGGTTCAATCGTCAATGCTGAGGCGGTATGGGACCACGTGACCATGGCGGACCGGGAGTTGGCGTTTAAGGCCGGTGACGTCATCAAGGTGCTGGACGCCTCCAACAAGGACTGGTGGTGGGGCCAGatcgatgaggaggagggatggtTCCCTGCCAGCTTTGTACGG gtGGAACCCCACCCTCCTCAGCCCCAAACAAAACAGGTTTTCTATATCAACCCCATAGCAACTCCACGGTTCCAAAACACCACGTCAAAG CTGTGGGTGAACCAGGAGGACGGGGGAGCAGAGCCAGCCGAGGGGACCAGCGAGGTGCAGAATGGGCACCTGGACCCGACCAATGACTGCCTGTGTCTGGGCTCGCCCCTCCAGAACCGAGACCAGATGAGAGCCAACGTCATCAATGAGATCAtgagcacagagagacactACATCAAACACCTCAAGGACATCTGTGAG GGCTACCTGCGCCAGTGCAGGAAGCGCGTGGACATGTTCAACGACGACCAGCTCAAGGTCATCTTTGGCAACATCGAGGACATCTACCGCTTCCAGATGGGCTTCGTCCGAGACCTGGAGAAACAGTACAACACGGAGGAGCCGCACCTCTCTGAAATCGGACCGTGCTTTTTAGAACAC CAAGACGGATTTTGGATCTATTCAGAGTACTGTAACAACCACTTGGATGCCTGTATGGAGCTGAGCAAGCTGATGAGGGACGGCAGGTACCAGCACTTCTTCGAGGCCTGTCGCCTCCTCCAGCAAATGATCGACATTGCCATCGACGGCTTCTTGCTCACCCCTGTCcagaaaatctgcaaatatcCTCTCCAGTTGGCTGAGCTTCTCAAATACACTGCACAGGAGCACAG TGACTATCGATACGTGGCGGCGGCCCTGGCAGTAATGCGGAACGTCACTCAGCAGATCAAcgaaaggaagaggaggctgGAGAACATTGACAAGATCGCCCAGTGGCAAGCTTCTGTCCTGGACTGGGAG ggaGAGGACATCTTGGACAGGAGCTCGGAGCTCATCTACACGGGGGAGTTGTCATGGATCTATCAGCCGTATGGACGCAGCCAGCAGCgagtcttcttcctctttgatcACCAGCTGGTCCTCTGTAAGAAG GACCTGATACGCCGGGATATCCTGTACTATAAGGGCCGCATCGACATGGACCGCTACGAGGTCCGGGACGCCATAGACGGGCGCGACGACGACTTCAACGTCAGTGTGAAGAACGCCTTCAAATTGTACAACAAAGACAGCGAGGAGATCCACATCTTCCTGGCCAAGAAGCCGGAGGAGAAGATCCGCTGGCTCAGGGCCTTccacgaggagaggaagatggtgCTGGAGGATGAGAAAATCG GTTTCGAGATCTCCGAGTACCAGAAGCGGCAGGCGGCCATGACAGTGAGAAAGGTGACCAAACAGAAAG GTGTAAACAGGTGCACGCCCCCCTCATACCCGCCCCCCCAGGACCCCCTCAGTGCGGGGCAGTATGAGGTAACGGAGGACATGGCACAAGGAGAGGTTTTTGAATTCAGTCAATCCAAAAGAGGCCAGGCTCCCTTCTGGCAGAATTTTAGTAGATTAGCTCCATTTAAGAAATAG